The following proteins come from a genomic window of Anaerobutyricum hallii:
- a CDS encoding NfeD family protein: MTVMYWLVAAAVFVVIEIMTMGLTTIWFAGGALVGAVMAAVSLPLWSQIIAFAVISVILLILTRPWALKYVNSRTIKTNVDSLIGQTGLVTQDIDNLNAKGQVKVRGQIWTARSISDEVKLHEGQKVSIESISGVKVIVKPM, from the coding sequence ATGACAGTGATGTATTGGCTGGTAGCTGCGGCAGTTTTTGTTGTGATCGAGATTATGACGATGGGTCTTACTACGATATGGTTTGCCGGTGGCGCTCTGGTAGGTGCAGTAATGGCTGCCGTTTCTCTGCCATTGTGGAGTCAGATTATCGCATTTGCTGTTATATCAGTGATTCTTCTGATTCTGACAAGACCATGGGCCTTGAAGTATGTTAACAGCAGAACGATTAAGACGAATGTAGACAGTCTGATCGGTCAGACTGGACTTGTAACACAGGATATTGATAACCTGAATGCAAAGGGACAGGTGAAGGTGAGAGGACAGATCTGGACAGCAAGAAGCATTTCCGATGAGGTAAAGCTTCATGAGGGGCAGAAGGTCAGCATAGAATCTATTTCTGGAGTGAAGGTAATTGTAAAGCCGATGTAA
- a CDS encoding LTA synthase family protein has protein sequence MKAIIKKLLAHYWLVYPALILKMFIYYWQTKRLDMLSIYDVPLLSLLFLFCVFEVFSFKESKPRRYGFYVVYTLITLIMLADAAYSSYFGKYISVNQLYQVTSLGQIAGDGNVIGASVSPGCLLTLIDYPFVLYWYRLRNKGKKGMLDELAKHWPAKFSFKSLWKEKKFTVSFIKSVFHIIIYIVAICAWYYYGLNPQNLRSVQQVNHIEFFTYHTNDVVVNVVGKLKRSSVDEKAIQKKMKAIVPKSSGTAYKGAAKGKNLILIQTESFNNFVVGATYNGQEITPNLNKLLKNDTIYFNHFYSTTGVGNTADAEFSALNGLYPNDIRECYRMYVDNTYNGLPWMFRENGYSALAFHGYVKTFWNRSEAYKNQGFQHYYSEEELKKTQISGFGITDKEMFRQAVDILKTKKQPFFSFMITLTNHIPYELDQSLASLKLKSSDEGSTFGNYLQTVRYTDEAFGKLIEYLKGNDMYDNTVIAIYGDHQGMNKETPSVRWKMTDFLGKEYDYDEMLNVPFIIHIPGLNESKVVDTVGGEVDIMPTIANLMDLDTKQPYVFGHDLLNADEGFIAQISYVGEGSFITSDDNMLFTIGKDGTVESGRLISLLDGSRKNLNKKLCQKYSDRAQSLIDTCKEVLDNNLIANYITH, from the coding sequence ATGAAAGCAATAATAAAAAAACTACTGGCGCACTACTGGTTAGTGTATCCGGCATTGATTTTAAAGATGTTTATATATTACTGGCAGACAAAAAGACTGGATATGTTAAGCATTTATGACGTCCCATTGTTAAGTCTGTTGTTCTTATTTTGTGTATTTGAGGTATTTTCTTTTAAAGAAAGTAAACCAAGAAGGTATGGGTTTTACGTTGTATACACATTGATTACATTGATTATGCTGGCAGATGCGGCATACAGCAGTTATTTTGGAAAATATATATCGGTCAATCAGCTTTATCAAGTTACAAGTCTGGGACAGATTGCAGGAGATGGTAATGTGATCGGGGCAAGTGTAAGTCCGGGATGTTTACTGACATTAATTGACTATCCATTTGTTTTGTACTGGTACCGTCTTCGAAATAAAGGGAAGAAGGGAATGCTTGATGAATTGGCAAAGCATTGGCCTGCAAAGTTTTCTTTTAAAAGTTTGTGGAAAGAAAAGAAATTTACAGTTTCTTTTATTAAGAGTGTATTTCACATTATTATTTATATTGTAGCAATATGTGCATGGTATTATTATGGATTAAATCCTCAGAATCTTCGCTCTGTGCAGCAGGTAAATCACATTGAATTTTTTACGTATCACACAAATGATGTGGTTGTCAATGTTGTCGGAAAGTTAAAGAGAAGTTCCGTTGATGAGAAGGCAATTCAAAAGAAAATGAAAGCTATTGTACCGAAGTCATCCGGAACTGCTTATAAAGGGGCGGCAAAGGGAAAGAACCTGATTTTGATACAGACAGAGTCTTTTAATAATTTTGTAGTGGGAGCAACATATAATGGACAGGAAATAACCCCTAATTTAAATAAACTATTAAAGAATGATACGATTTATTTCAATCATTTTTATTCAACAACAGGAGTAGGAAATACTGCTGACGCAGAATTTTCTGCACTGAATGGTCTTTATCCAAATGATATCAGGGAATGTTATCGTATGTATGTAGATAATACATATAATGGTTTACCCTGGATGTTTCGTGAGAATGGATATAGTGCACTGGCATTCCATGGCTATGTGAAAACATTTTGGAACCGAAGTGAGGCATATAAAAATCAGGGATTCCAACACTATTATTCAGAAGAAGAACTGAAAAAAACACAGATTTCAGGATTTGGTATTACGGATAAGGAAATGTTCCGGCAGGCGGTTGATATTTTAAAAACAAAGAAGCAGCCATTTTTCAGTTTTATGATTACACTTACCAATCATATTCCGTATGAACTAGACCAGTCTTTAGCGAGTCTTAAATTAAAAAGCAGCGACGAAGGAAGTACCTTTGGAAATTATCTGCAAACGGTTCGATATACAGATGAAGCATTTGGTAAACTCATAGAATATCTCAAGGGAAATGATATGTATGATAATACAGTGATCGCTATATACGGAGATCATCAGGGGATGAATAAGGAAACCCCATCTGTTCGCTGGAAAATGACAGACTTTCTCGGAAAAGAATATGATTATGATGAGATGTTGAATGTTCCGTTTATCATTCATATCCCAGGATTAAATGAAAGTAAGGTTGTAGATACGGTTGGCGGGGAAGTTGATATCATGCCGACTATTGCAAATCTCATGGACTTAGATACAAAACAACCTTATGTATTCGGACATGATCTGTTGAATGCAGATGAAGGTTTCATAGCGCAGATTTCATATGTAGGAGAAGGTTCCTTTATCACCAGTGATGATAATATGTTATTTACAATAGGAAAAGATGGAACAGTAGAAAGTGGAAGATTAATCTCACTTTTAGATGGCAGCAGAAAGAACCTTAACAAAAAACTTTGTCAGAAATACTCGGATCGTGCCCAGAGTTTGATAGATACCTGTAAGGAAGTACTTGATAATAACCTTATAGCGAATTATATCACTCATTAA
- the feoB gene encoding ferrous iron transport protein B — protein MIFALIGNQNCGKTTLFNQMTGSNQHVGNFPGVTVDQKMGKFSVGSAEGSVVDLPGIYSLRPYTNEEIVTRDFLLKEKPDGIINIVDATNIERNLYLTLQLIEMKIPMVLALNMMDEVRNNGGSINVKEMSRLLGIPIIPISAIRNEGVEDLIHTACEVAENKQYPKVYDFCTPGPVHRCIHGLYHQLEDHASRIGMNGRFAAVKVIEGDQDIIRQLKLSDNELEMMEHSIIEMETDRGLDRNAAMADMRYSFIENICEKSVVKCQVSKEYERSVQIDNILTNRFLALPVFAAIMVFIFWMTFGPFGSFLCDALSAGIDWASRGTSQLLTNYGINPVVKSLVIDGIFTGVGSVLSFLPVILILFFFLSILEDTGYMARIAFVMDTFLRKIGLSGRSFVPMLLGFGCSVPAVMASRTLSSERDRNLTIMLIPFISCSAKIPIYTVFTAAFFPHRGVLVMSCLYFGGIAVGILMALIFKRVLFTGKPMPFVMELPNYRFPSFKSVLLLMWEKARDFLERAFTIIFLASMIIWFLQTFDSRLNVVTDSANSLLAMLGHLIAPIFKPLGFADWRISTALVTGITAKEAVVSTLSVLLGTNAAHVSAALGTLFTVRSATSFLVFTLLYTPCVAAIAAIKREMNSTLKTIGIVIMQCTIAWLAAWLVYLII, from the coding sequence GTGATATTTGCTTTGATTGGTAATCAGAACTGCGGAAAGACAACATTATTTAATCAGATGACTGGCTCTAATCAGCATGTTGGTAACTTTCCAGGTGTGACAGTAGATCAGAAGATGGGAAAGTTTTCTGTTGGTTCTGCGGAAGGATCTGTTGTAGATCTTCCGGGAATTTATTCACTCCGTCCGTATACAAATGAGGAAATTGTTACGAGAGATTTTCTTTTGAAGGAAAAACCGGATGGAATTATTAATATAGTAGATGCTACGAATATTGAGAGAAACCTGTATCTTACGTTACAGCTTATTGAGATGAAAATTCCGATGGTGCTGGCATTAAATATGATGGATGAAGTAAGGAATAATGGTGGTTCTATTAATGTAAAGGAAATGAGCCGCTTACTGGGTATTCCGATTATTCCGATCAGTGCGATTCGGAATGAGGGAGTGGAAGACTTGATCCATACGGCGTGTGAAGTTGCCGAGAATAAACAGTATCCGAAGGTTTATGATTTTTGTACACCAGGTCCGGTGCATCGCTGTATCCATGGTCTATATCATCAGCTGGAAGATCATGCGAGCAGGATTGGAATGAATGGACGTTTTGCGGCTGTAAAAGTAATTGAAGGGGATCAGGATATCATCAGACAGTTAAAACTTTCTGATAATGAGCTTGAAATGATGGAACACAGTATTATCGAGATGGAGACAGACAGGGGTCTTGACCGGAATGCAGCAATGGCAGACATGCGTTATAGCTTTATTGAAAATATCTGTGAAAAGTCCGTAGTAAAGTGTCAGGTCAGCAAGGAATATGAACGAAGTGTACAAATAGACAATATACTTACAAACCGATTTCTGGCATTGCCGGTATTTGCGGCAATTATGGTATTTATTTTCTGGATGACATTTGGTCCGTTCGGGTCATTTTTATGTGATGCATTAAGTGCAGGAATTGACTGGGCTTCAAGAGGGACGAGCCAGCTGCTTACAAATTACGGAATTAATCCTGTTGTAAAGAGTCTTGTTATTGATGGAATTTTTACCGGAGTCGGAAGTGTGCTGAGTTTCCTTCCTGTCATTTTAATATTGTTTTTCTTTTTATCTATATTAGAAGATACAGGATATATGGCAAGGATTGCTTTTGTTATGGACACGTTCCTGCGTAAGATTGGTTTGTCAGGAAGAAGCTTTGTACCAATGCTCCTTGGATTTGGCTGTTCTGTACCTGCGGTAATGGCAAGCCGGACTCTTTCTTCAGAAAGAGACAGAAATCTTACGATCATGCTTATTCCATTTATAAGCTGTTCGGCAAAAATTCCGATTTATACGGTATTTACAGCCGCCTTTTTCCCACATAGAGGAGTACTTGTTATGTCCTGCCTTTATTTTGGAGGAATTGCAGTTGGAATATTAATGGCCTTAATTTTTAAAAGAGTTCTTTTTACAGGGAAACCGATGCCATTTGTTATGGAACTTCCGAATTATCGTTTTCCATCGTTTAAAAGTGTATTGCTTTTAATGTGGGAAAAAGCAAGAGACTTTTTAGAAAGGGCTTTTACGATTATTTTTCTTGCCTCGATGATCATCTGGTTTTTACAGACATTTGACAGCAGATTGAATGTTGTAACAGACAGTGCAAATAGTTTGCTTGCAATGCTTGGACATTTGATCGCACCAATTTTTAAACCACTTGGTTTTGCAGATTGGAGAATTTCTACAGCGCTTGTAACAGGAATCACTGCGAAAGAAGCGGTAGTTTCTACACTTAGTGTTTTACTTGGAACGAATGCAGCGCATGTATCTGCCGCACTTGGCACATTATTTACTGTTCGTTCTGCAACAAGTTTCCTTGTATTTACATTATTATACACACCTTGTGTTGCAGCGATAGCCGCGATTAAAAGAGAAATGAATTCGACATTAAAGACAATAGGAATTGTCATAATGCAGTGTACTATAGCCTGGCTTGCAGCCTGGCTGGTATATCTTATTATTTAA
- a CDS encoding SPFH domain-containing protein gives MIIIILLVVYIVTSCVRIVPQAQAYVIERLGAYNGTWSVGMHFKVPFIDRVAKKVLLKEQVVDFAPQPVITKDNVTMRIDTVVYYQITDPKLYAYGVDNPIMAIENLTATTLRNIIGDLELDSTLTSRETINTKMRATLDEATDPWGIKVNRVELKNIIPPTEIQNAMEKQMKAERERREAILRAEGEKKSSILRAEGHKESTILEAEAEKEAAILNAEAKKEAMIREAEGQAEAILKVQTATADGLRAIREAGADEAVIKLKSLEALEKVADGKATKIIIPSEIQNLAGLVTSIKEVATQPDTVEEADTTEK, from the coding sequence ATGATTATCATAATACTGTTAGTTGTGTATATCGTAACATCCTGTGTGAGAATCGTACCGCAGGCACAGGCATATGTTATTGAGAGACTTGGTGCATATAATGGAACATGGTCTGTTGGTATGCATTTTAAGGTACCGTTTATTGACCGCGTTGCAAAGAAAGTTTTATTAAAGGAACAGGTTGTTGATTTTGCACCACAGCCGGTTATTACAAAGGATAACGTAACAATGCGTATTGATACAGTTGTATATTACCAGATTACAGATCCGAAGCTGTATGCTTATGGAGTAGATAATCCAATCATGGCAATCGAGAATCTGACAGCAACAACATTGCGTAATATTATCGGTGATTTAGAACTCGACTCTACGTTAACATCACGTGAGACGATCAATACAAAGATGCGTGCTACGTTAGACGAAGCAACAGACCCATGGGGAATCAAGGTGAATCGTGTGGAACTTAAGAACATTATTCCGCCGACAGAAATTCAGAATGCCATGGAGAAGCAGATGAAAGCAGAACGAGAACGTCGTGAAGCGATTCTTCGTGCAGAAGGGGAGAAGAAGTCTTCCATTCTTCGTGCAGAAGGTCATAAAGAATCTACGATCCTCGAAGCAGAAGCAGAGAAGGAAGCCGCTATTCTTAATGCGGAAGCGAAGAAGGAAGCGATGATTCGTGAAGCAGAAGGTCAGGCAGAAGCGATTCTTAAAGTGCAGACAGCTACTGCAGACGGTCTTAGAGCAATCAGAGAAGCCGGAGCAGACGAAGCAGTTATTAAGCTTAAATCATTAGAGGCATTAGAGAAAGTAGCAGATGGAAAGGCAACAAAGATTATTATTCCATCTGAGATTCAGAATCTTGCCGGACTCGTTACTTCTATTAAAGAAGTAGCAACACAGCCAGACACAGTAGAAGAAGCAGATACTACCGAGAAGTAA